One Pseudomonas syringae CC1557 genomic window, GTTTACCAGGAAGACGAACTCAAGCGTTACCTGCGCGAAGCGGTTCAGGTATCCAATGACAGCCCGGTGCTGCTGGATCACTTCCTGAACTGTGCAATCGAAATGGACGTCGATGCGGTCTGTGACGGCACTGACGTGGTGATCGGCGCGATCATGCAGCACATCGAACAGGCAGGCGTTCACTCCGGTGACTCCGCCTGCTCGCTGCCGCCGTACTCGCTGCCTGCCCATATCCAGGACGAGATGCGCGAACAGGTCAAGAAAATGGCTCTGGAACTGGGCGTTGTCGGCCTGATGAACGTACAGCTGGCACTTCAGGGCGAAGACATCTACGTCATCGAAGTGAACCCGCGTGCTTCGCGTACCGTGCCGTTCGTGTCCAAGTGCATCGGTGTTTCCCTGGCGATGATCGCTGCGCGCGTGATGGCCGGCAAGACGCTGAAAGAGCTGAACTTCACCAAGGAAATCATCCCGAATTTCTACAGCGTGAAAGAGGCGGTGTTCCCGTTCGCCAAATTCCCTGGCGTTGACCCGATCCTTGGCCCGGAAATGAAGTCGACCGGCGAAGTGATGGGCGTGGGCGATACCTTCGGTGAAGCGTTTGCCAAGGCCCAGATGGGTGCCAGCGAAGTGCTGCCGACCGGCGGTACTGCGTTCATCAGCGTGCGTGACGACGACAAGCCTCTGGTGGCTGGCGTTGCGCGTGACCTGATTGACCTGGGCTTCCAGATCGTCGCCACCGCAGGTACTGCCAAGCTGATCGAAGCAGCAGGGCTGAAAGTGCGCCGCGTCAACAAGGTTACCGAAGGTCGTCCGCATGTGGTCGACATGATCAAGAATGACGAAGTCACCCTGATCATCAACACCACCGAAGGTCGCCAGTCGATTGCGGATTCGTACTCTATCCGTCGCAATGCCTTGCAGCACAAGATTTACTGCACCACCACCATTGCAGCAGGCGAAGCGATTTGTGAAGCGCTCAAGTTCGGTCCAGAGAAGACCGTACGTCGCTTGCAGGATCTCCATGCAGGATTGAAGGCATGATCAAGTACCCTATGACAGTTCAGGGCGCTCAAGCCCTGGAAGAAGAGCTGACCCACCTGACCAAGGTTGTGCGTCCCAAGTTGAGCCAGGACATTGGTACTGCGCGTGAACTGGGTGACCTCAAGGAAAACGCCGAATACCATGCTGCCCGCGAGCAGCAGGGCATGGTTGAAGCGCGTATCCGTGATATCGAAGGGCGCATGCAGAACGCCGTGGTGATTGATGTCACCACGATCGAGCCTACCGGGAAGGTAATCTTCGGCACCACGGTCGAGATCGCCAACGTCGAGACTGACGAGCGTGTGACCTATCAGATCGTTGGTGAGGACGAAGCGGATATCAAGAAGGGCAAGATTTCAGTGGGTTCGCCCATTGCCCGTGCCTTGATTGCCAAGGAAGAGGGTGACGTCGTGGCCGTGAAAACGCCGGGTGGCGTTATCGAGTACGAAATCATCGAGGTGCGTCACATCTGATGTCAGCGCCCGCCGAGGCGGGCGCTTTCAGCGGTAAAAACGAGTCAGGGCACGCTTGAGGCGGCCCTGACGTGTGTTTTTATCCGTGTGCGCGGTGGACGTTGGACAGTTGCTTGTTTACCTTTGGGTTCTTGCGATAGATCAACGCCATTTTGCCGATGACCTGTACAAGGTCGGCTGAGCCAGCCTTGCACAATTCTGCAACGGCTCCCAGACGGCTTTCGCGGTCGAGGATATTGAGCTTGATCTTGATCAGCTCATGATCGCTCAAGGCGCGTTCAAGTTCTGCAAGCACACCTTCAGTCAAACCATTGTCCGCCACGATCAATACCGGTTTCAGGTGGTGGCCAATGGATTTGTATTGTTTCTTCTGCTCTGGAGTGAGCGGCATAATCTGACCTCTGCGTCTGATCTTTTAAAAGCGGCGGCCAGTTTACCCGAGCGAGTCCGGGACCGCCCGGTTAATCACGACTCGTTTATTTTTGAGGTGCCCTGTGGCCCGTTCCAAGACAAGCCATAACTGGCTCAAAGAACACTTCGACGACAAGTACGTCAAAATGGCACAGAAGGACGGCTACCGTTCACGTGCCAGTTACAAGCTTCTCGAGATTCAGGAGAAGGACAAGATTATCCGCCCGGGCATGACCGTGATCGACCTCGGTGCCGCGCCAGGCGGCTGGTCGCAGGTGACCAGTCGTCTGATTGGTGGTCAAGGGCGTCTGATCGCTTCCGACATCCTTGAGATGGACAGCATTCCTGACGTGACCTTCATTCAGGGCGATTTCACTGAGGATGCAATTCTGGAGCAGATCCTCGAAGCAGTCGGTAATACGCAGGTAGACCTTGTGATTTCCGATATGGCCCCCAATATGAGTGGATTGAGCGCTGTCGATATGCCGCGTGCAATGTTTCTCTGTGAATTGGCGCTCGATCTGGCCGGCCGGGTACTGCGTCCCGGTGGCGATTTTCTGATCAAGGTCTTCCAGGGTGAAGGCTTCGATGTCTACCACAAGGATATTCGCAAGCTGTTCGACAAGGTGCAGATGCGCAAGCCTTCGTCGTCGCGTGACAGATCGCGTGAGCAATACCTGCTGGCACGTGGCTTTCGTGGAATCGATGGCGCAGCCAGCATCGAACGGTTTTGATGTCATGCGATAGCTTTTTTCAAATGGCCTTTGCGATGCAGCATGAACGAGTATCGCGTTGTCATAGTTTCACAAAGGGTTACAGACGGTGTCTGCCGCATCTGTAGGTTCTGTAGTAAGTTAGGCCGGTGAATATCATGCGAGGCACGCTTGCTGCGTGGAGCTTGCTTCAGAGGGTAGCTAATTGAACGATATGGCAAAGAATTTGATCCTGTGGTTGATCATCGCAGCTGTCCTGGTGACGGTGATGAACAACTTCTCCAGCCCGAACGAGCCGCAGAACCTCAACTATTCCGAGTTTATCCAGCAGGTTAAGGATGGCAAGGTCGAGAAGGTTTCTGTTGACGGCTACGTCATCACGGGCAAGCGCAGCGACGGTGACACCTTCAAGACCATCCGCCCGAACATCCCGGACAATGGTCTGATCGGCGATCTGGTCAGCAACAATGTCGTGGTCGAAGGCAAGCAGCCTGAGCAGCAGAGCATCTGGACCCAGCTACTGGTGGCCAGCTTCCCGATTCTGGTGATCATCGCTGTCTTCATGTTCTTCATGCGCCAGATGCAGGGCGGTGCGGGCGGCAAGGGCGGCCCGATGAGCTTTGGCAAGAGCAAGGCGCGTCTGCTGTCTGAAGATCAGGTCAAGACGACCCTGGCGGACGTTGCAGGTTGTGACGAAGCCAAGGAAGAAGTTGGTGAGCTGGTCGAGTTCCTCCGCGACCCGGGCAAGTTCCAGCGCTTGGGTGGCCGGATTCCTCGCGGCGTGCTGATGGTCGGCCCTCCGGGCACCGGTAAGACGCTGATCGCCAAGGCCATTGCCGGCGAAGCGAAAGTACCGTTCTTCACGATTTCCGGTTCCGACTTTGTCGAAATGTTCGTGGGTGTTGGTGCAAGCCGCGTCCGTGACATGTTCGAACAGGCCAAGAAGCACGCACCCTGCATCATCTTCATCGACGAAATCGATGCGGTCGGTCGCCACCGTGGCGCTGGCATGGGTGGT contains:
- the greA gene encoding transcription elongation factor GreA, which translates into the protein MIKYPMTVQGAQALEEELTHLTKVVRPKLSQDIGTARELGDLKENAEYHAAREQQGMVEARIRDIEGRMQNAVVIDVTTIEPTGKVIFGTTVEIANVETDERVTYQIVGEDEADIKKGKISVGSPIARALIAKEEGDVVAVKTPGGVIEYEIIEVRHI
- a CDS encoding YhbY family RNA-binding protein — protein: MPLTPEQKKQYKSIGHHLKPVLIVADNGLTEGVLAELERALSDHELIKIKLNILDRESRLGAVAELCKAGSADLVQVIGKMALIYRKNPKVNKQLSNVHRAHG
- the rlmE gene encoding 23S rRNA (uridine(2552)-2'-O)-methyltransferase RlmE → MARSKTSHNWLKEHFDDKYVKMAQKDGYRSRASYKLLEIQEKDKIIRPGMTVIDLGAAPGGWSQVTSRLIGGQGRLIASDILEMDSIPDVTFIQGDFTEDAILEQILEAVGNTQVDLVISDMAPNMSGLSAVDMPRAMFLCELALDLAGRVLRPGGDFLIKVFQGEGFDVYHKDIRKLFDKVQMRKPSSSRDRSREQYLLARGFRGIDGAASIERF